The following proteins are encoded in a genomic region of Bacillota bacterium:
- a CDS encoding ATPase, T2SS/T4P/T4SS family — protein sequence MATARPSLASRRQGDLDLPGEARLVSELEASALDVIPEYMARLYQVVPLRVRDGVLELAASSVHSSLARLVQDITGLEVRWRLVPAQDIGEELLSGCHGRARPGDGKDEKGMMTWAPAVVDSLLAGAAKAGASDLHMEPGEDSALFRYRIDGSLVDVGTIPLPDYSWVVNRVKVLAGMNVVEHHSPQDGRAVVNTQEGVVTVRATVVPTLNGERIACRLVDRGRGLLPLERLGFESHTLRCFKESVMSRLPGLTVIAGPTGSGKTTTLYSTLLDMGGTNVVTMEDPVEWRLPGATQIEIKPGRGWTFGSGLSAALRTDPDVLVIGEVRCEESARVTLTAASTGHRVLCSLHAPDALSALRRLSEYGGPGSSAVPPVNCVVAQRLVRRICSRCIQRLALVKEERDHLKRLGGSYVTTAFRGKGCPHCSGTGYRGRSGVFEFLVPTAQVRSLLVQSGPEGLVPALGSADYWSLGADMVSKVERGITSVQEVMEIAYPVCTNTWDRRVDEKGEGV from the coding sequence ATGGCTACTGCAAGGCCAAGCCTCGCCTCAAGGAGACAGGGGGACCTTGATTTGCCAGGGGAAGCCCGCCTCGTATCTGAGTTAGAGGCTTCAGCGCTGGACGTTATCCCAGAGTACATGGCTCGTCTCTATCAAGTAGTCCCATTGCGAGTCCGCGACGGGGTGCTAGAATTGGCCGCCAGCAGTGTCCACAGTAGTCTTGCCCGGCTGGTCCAGGATATCACCGGTCTTGAAGTTCGCTGGAGGCTGGTTCCTGCCCAGGACATCGGGGAGGAACTGCTATCTGGCTGCCATGGGAGGGCACGACCAGGGGACGGCAAGGATGAGAAGGGGATGATGACATGGGCGCCTGCGGTAGTAGACTCGCTCTTGGCAGGGGCTGCCAAGGCCGGAGCCTCAGATCTCCACATGGAACCGGGGGAAGACTCGGCGCTTTTCCGTTACCGGATCGATGGCAGCCTGGTAGATGTAGGGACCATTCCCCTGCCAGACTACAGCTGGGTGGTGAACAGGGTCAAGGTACTCGCCGGGATGAACGTGGTGGAACACCACTCACCGCAGGACGGGAGGGCTGTGGTCAATACCCAGGAAGGGGTCGTTACGGTGAGGGCTACCGTCGTTCCCACCCTGAACGGGGAACGGATTGCCTGCCGCCTGGTGGATAGGGGCCGGGGCCTCCTCCCTCTTGAACGCCTGGGCTTTGAGTCTCACACCCTTCGATGTTTCAAGGAGTCCGTGATGTCCAGGCTACCGGGACTAACGGTCATTGCCGGCCCCACCGGATCCGGTAAGACCACGACTCTATACAGCACGCTCCTAGACATGGGAGGTACCAATGTGGTGACCATGGAGGACCCTGTGGAGTGGAGGCTTCCCGGGGCCACACAGATAGAGATCAAGCCCGGGAGAGGCTGGACCTTTGGATCTGGCCTGAGTGCCGCCTTGCGCACGGATCCGGATGTGCTGGTGATTGGCGAGGTGCGGTGTGAAGAGAGCGCCAGGGTCACCCTTACGGCAGCCTCCACCGGCCACAGGGTATTGTGCTCGCTGCATGCCCCAGACGCGCTCTCGGCCCTGCGAAGGCTCTCGGAGTATGGAGGACCCGGATCCTCGGCGGTGCCTCCGGTCAACTGCGTGGTGGCTCAGCGACTGGTCAGGCGCATATGTTCCCGGTGCATCCAGCGGCTGGCACTTGTCAAGGAAGAACGGGATCACCTCAAGAGACTGGGTGGGAGCTATGTGACAACCGCCTTCAGAGGGAAGGGCTGCCCCCACTGTTCTGGCACGGGCTACAGGGGGCGATCCGGGGTCTTCGAGTTTCTAGTCCCGACAGCCCAGGTGCGGTCTTTGCTGGTGCAATCCGGCCCTGAGGGCCTGGTGCCAGCCCTGGGGAGTGCAGATTACTGGAGCCTGGGCGCAGACATGGTATCCAAGGTAGAGCGGGGGATCACCTCAGTGCAAGAGGTAATGGAAATCGCCTATCCGGTGTGTACGAACACGTGGGACCGCAGGGTAGATGAAAAGGGGGAGGGAGTGTGA
- a CDS encoding type II secretion system F family protein: MFRLLRTSRKAAGIPGGHLGEGQERGSARRAWGGCCGWLTGPDPAIIVSVFRQLHAMLKMGIPVLASLEILSRGTAGAWSPVLAGVAARVRAGQGFVDAMARYPGFFSPLHVSMLQAGEANGAFPAALDRCACHLERSISVKRKAEAVMTYPILVFLAVFAAITYLSLSVFPGSLEMAGMMGASMPRPITWFMSACLYAFRHPVKLAPVTLITVLLYFAVFRGSTGKERLEKMWGVLPLSGRVLRLNQVSRFAHALSEGLSSGVEIGQAMALAAQSCGSPRLERGVQRIIPMIVGGMPLDQALAAIPGLPWEVCHAVHASHSAGNTCEVLKKAAMLYEGEADRAAARALAILEPVSLAIAGGLVALIALSVILPTYRLLEAI, from the coding sequence ATGTTCAGGTTACTCCGTACATCCCGGAAGGCGGCAGGGATACCAGGGGGGCACCTGGGGGAGGGGCAAGAGAGGGGTAGCGCCCGGAGAGCCTGGGGCGGCTGCTGCGGGTGGCTCACCGGCCCCGATCCCGCAATCATTGTTTCTGTGTTCCGCCAGCTCCACGCCATGCTTAAGATGGGGATCCCCGTCCTGGCTTCCCTGGAGATCCTGTCTAGAGGGACGGCAGGTGCCTGGAGCCCAGTCCTCGCCGGTGTTGCAGCGAGGGTCAGGGCCGGGCAGGGATTCGTAGACGCCATGGCTCGGTATCCTGGGTTTTTCTCCCCACTGCACGTGTCAATGCTTCAGGCGGGTGAGGCAAACGGGGCTTTCCCTGCAGCCCTGGATAGGTGCGCATGCCATTTAGAGCGATCCATCTCAGTGAAGCGAAAGGCAGAGGCTGTCATGACCTATCCCATACTAGTTTTCCTGGCCGTCTTCGCGGCTATTACATACCTCTCTTTGTCGGTATTCCCTGGAAGCCTGGAGATGGCTGGCATGATGGGAGCCTCCATGCCCCGTCCTATCACTTGGTTTATGAGTGCTTGCCTTTATGCGTTTAGGCACCCCGTAAAATTGGCTCCGGTCACCCTGATCACCGTATTATTGTATTTCGCAGTGTTCCGGGGGTCAACCGGCAAGGAGAGGCTAGAAAAAATGTGGGGGGTACTGCCCCTCTCAGGGAGGGTTCTCAGGTTGAACCAGGTGAGTCGTTTCGCCCATGCCCTGTCGGAGGGACTCTCCTCGGGAGTTGAGATTGGCCAAGCCATGGCTTTGGCAGCCCAGTCCTGTGGAAGCCCTCGCCTTGAACGCGGGGTTCAGCGTATCATCCCCATGATCGTGGGGGGTATGCCCTTGGACCAGGCACTGGCCGCAATTCCAGGGCTTCCCTGGGAGGTATGCCATGCGGTACACGCCAGCCACAGCGCGGGCAACACCTGTGAGGTTCTGAAAAAGGCGGCAATGCTCTACGAAGGCGAGGCTGACCGTGCTGCGGCCAGAGCCCTTGCCATCCTTGAACCAGTCTCCCTCGCGATAGCCGGGGGCCTTGTGGCCTTAATCGCCCTCTCGGTCATCTTACCTACCTACAGGCTCCTGGAGGCCATATGA
- a CDS encoding prepilin-type N-terminal cleavage/methylation domain-containing protein, translated as MRRSKGFTLVELLIVVIVLSVLTSVVVGVVPAATTRAKEAAFGATLAVIQSACDRFYAETNVYPSEIQPEAGQVAGVIALSASDSAKEGFLGGYVQFAPNDNPVDLGLRAADGERVYYGVTASGRVFATQAEPSQGGWTEEDDVPVYTQNDVSGILSLTDIL; from the coding sequence ATGCGCAGGAGCAAGGGGTTCACTCTGGTCGAGCTTCTGATTGTGGTGATTGTACTATCAGTACTGACGTCAGTTGTTGTGGGCGTGGTTCCCGCAGCCACAACCAGGGCCAAGGAAGCAGCCTTCGGGGCAACCCTGGCGGTGATTCAGTCGGCCTGTGACCGGTTCTACGCAGAAACCAATGTATACCCCAGCGAAATCCAGCCCGAGGCGGGGCAGGTGGCTGGTGTTATTGCCCTGTCCGCCTCGGATTCCGCCAAAGAAGGGTTTCTGGGTGGGTATGTGCAGTTTGCGCCCAATGACAACCCGGTGGACCTTGGGCTAAGGGCGGCAGACGGTGAGAGGGTGTACTACGGGGTTACCGCTTCAGGACGGGTCTTTGCCACACAGGCAGAACCGAGCCAGGGTGGGTGGACAGAGGAGGATGACGTCCCGGTCTACACCCAGAATGACGTAAGCGGCATCCTGTCCTTGACGGACATCTTATAG
- a CDS encoding methyltransferase domain-containing protein produces MDEVLTLLEKPEFPRSNKYDAGWVLENQMGPNALWLMEWLCEAVPLETGMRVLDLGCGKAMTSIFLAREFGVRVWAVDLWISPDSNWRRVLDAGTAGLVCPLQAEAHALPFAQGFFDVAVSVDAYQYFGTDELYLDYLSRFVRPGGFLGIAVPGLMRPIGNRPPSHLTEPQANGKVFWDSTCRSAKTADFWLDLWERCPMVLGTSVQVMPEGWRHCRDFERALEVAGKGIHPSDAEALERDQGQFVGLLRVVARRTETVGECLYDPRLGIREGIDG; encoded by the coding sequence ATGGACGAAGTGCTGACGCTGCTGGAAAAGCCCGAGTTTCCCCGCTCCAACAAGTATGACGCAGGCTGGGTTCTTGAGAACCAGATGGGGCCGAACGCCCTCTGGCTTATGGAGTGGCTCTGTGAGGCGGTCCCGCTTGAGACCGGTATGAGGGTGCTGGACCTCGGCTGTGGCAAGGCCATGACCAGCATCTTCCTGGCTCGGGAGTTCGGGGTACGCGTCTGGGCGGTCGACTTGTGGATCTCTCCTGACAGCAACTGGAGACGCGTCTTAGATGCGGGCACCGCCGGCTTGGTGTGCCCACTGCAAGCCGAGGCGCATGCCCTGCCATTCGCCCAAGGCTTCTTCGATGTTGCCGTCTCTGTTGATGCCTACCAGTACTTCGGCACCGATGAGCTGTACCTTGATTACCTCAGCCGCTTCGTTCGACCCGGCGGCTTCCTGGGAATAGCTGTTCCCGGGCTCATGCGGCCCATAGGCAATAGACCACCCAGCCACCTCACCGAGCCTCAAGCCAACGGCAAGGTATTCTGGGACAGTACGTGCCGGAGTGCCAAGACGGCGGATTTCTGGCTCGACCTCTGGGAGCGCTGCCCCATGGTTTTAGGCACGAGCGTCCAGGTGATGCCGGAAGGGTGGCGTCACTGCCGTGACTTTGAGCGAGCCTTGGAAGTAGCCGGAAAAGGCATACATCCTTCTGACGCTGAGGCACTGGAAAGGGACCAGGGACAGTTTGTAGGACTGCTGCGTGTAGTGGCACGCCGCACTGAGACAGTCGGGGAATGTCTCTATGATCCGCGCCTGGGGATCCGGGAGGGGATCGATGGGTAG